The proteins below are encoded in one region of Clostridium pasteurianum DSM 525 = ATCC 6013:
- a CDS encoding LysR family transcriptional regulator, with product MELRNLITFYKITKVKSFIKAAKELGYAQSTITTQIQLLEQELGVKLFERVGKNMNLTSNGLAFLEYAEKIINLTEEAKKAVSNTNIPEGTLKIGVVESLCTIKLPKILKNYHLKYPEVEIIIKVGTCQDLYNMLKNNTIDLALVLGEPIEDSDLNSYMSSKEDMLLLASPLNRLANKKNLSIRDIAKEPLILTENGCSYRNVFISMFYKENIQPKLSLEIGSIETIKTFVMSNLGITFLPAMSVNNELQGKKLVKLDLIDYKFNIRTQLLYHKNKWISAAMKAFISDLSPKQ from the coding sequence ATGGAACTTAGAAACCTAATAACCTTCTATAAAATTACAAAGGTAAAGAGTTTTATAAAAGCTGCAAAGGAACTTGGATATGCCCAATCTACTATTACGACTCAAATACAGCTTCTTGAACAGGAGCTTGGAGTAAAGCTCTTTGAAAGAGTTGGTAAGAACATGAATTTGACTTCCAACGGACTTGCTTTTCTTGAATATGCTGAAAAAATTATAAATCTTACTGAAGAAGCTAAAAAAGCAGTAAGTAACACAAATATACCTGAAGGCACTTTAAAGATTGGTGTGGTTGAATCCCTTTGCACAATAAAACTTCCAAAGATACTAAAAAACTATCATTTAAAATATCCTGAAGTAGAAATAATTATTAAAGTAGGCACTTGCCAGGATCTATACAATATGCTTAAAAATAATACAATTGACTTGGCTCTGGTTTTAGGTGAGCCCATTGAAGATTCAGATCTAAATTCATATATGTCCAGTAAGGAAGATATGCTGCTTTTAGCTTCTCCCTTAAATAGGTTGGCAAATAAAAAGAATCTAAGCATAAGAGATATTGCAAAAGAACCATTGATCCTTACAGAAAATGGCTGCAGTTATAGAAATGTATTTATTTCAATGTTCTATAAAGAAAATATTCAGCCCAAATTGTCCTTAGAAATAGGCAGTATAGAAACCATTAAAACCTTCGTTATGAGCAATCTTGGAATTACTTTTTTACCTGCCATGTCTGTAAACAATGAACTTCAGGGAAAAAAATTAGTGAAATTAGACTTGATTGATTATAAGTTTAATATAAGAACTCAACTGCTATATCATAAAAATAAATGGATATCCGCAGCTATGAAGGCTTTTATATCTGACCTATCACCAAAACAATGA
- a CDS encoding HPP family protein, whose translation MELSKNKLKKSLVSGLAGTSAIFIISMAGIILNNPILIAPFGASAVLLFGLRHSPLAKPKNLIGSHIISALTGLLMLYFFGNSYLVISIAVGITIFLMIFLDILHPPAGANPILIISTAASWKFLYINILLGLTILVAATFIYNKVLNPLQKVNAEN comes from the coding sequence ATGGAGTTAAGTAAAAATAAATTAAAAAAGTCATTAGTTAGTGGTTTGGCAGGGACTTCGGCTATTTTTATTATTTCAATGGCGGGCATTATACTAAATAATCCTATATTAATTGCACCTTTTGGCGCAAGTGCTGTTTTATTATTTGGATTAAGGCACAGCCCTTTAGCCAAACCTAAAAATTTAATTGGAAGCCACATTATTAGTGCATTAACAGGACTACTTATGTTGTATTTTTTCGGGAATTCCTATTTGGTAATTTCTATTGCAGTGGGGATTACAATATTTTTAATGATTTTTCTGGATATACTTCATCCGCCAGCTGGAGCAAATCCCATATTAATAATTTCTACTGCTGCAAGTTGGAAATTTCTATATATAAATATACTTTTAGGCTTAACAATTTTAGTGGCAGCAACTTTTATTTATAATAAAGTACTAAATCCGCTGCAAAAGGTTAATGCAGAGAACTAA
- a CDS encoding 3-oxoacid CoA-transferase subunit B encodes MDAREIIARRVAKEFKDGMVINLGFGIPTLSSNFIPEGINVILQTENGGLLFGPKPERGHSDPDVANAGGEPITMLPGSSTFDLAVSFGIIRGGHVDATVLGALEVDENGNIANWKIPGKFVPGMGGGMDLLVGAKRVIVAMTHTDKKGNPKILKNCTLPLSASGVVNLIITEKAVIEVTPEGLLLKEISPNVTLEEVIKSTEAELIIPQKLQTTLV; translated from the coding sequence ATGGATGCAAGAGAGATTATCGCAAGAAGAGTAGCCAAAGAATTTAAAGATGGTATGGTTATAAATTTAGGTTTTGGAATTCCTACTCTTTCTTCTAATTTTATACCAGAAGGGATAAATGTAATCTTACAGACGGAAAACGGCGGACTTCTATTTGGACCAAAGCCTGAAAGAGGCCATTCAGATCCCGATGTAGCAAATGCCGGCGGTGAACCTATTACCATGCTGCCTGGATCCTCTACCTTTGATTTAGCTGTATCCTTTGGAATAATTAGAGGCGGTCATGTAGATGCTACAGTTCTTGGAGCCTTAGAAGTAGATGAAAATGGTAATATAGCCAATTGGAAGATACCTGGAAAGTTTGTACCTGGTATGGGAGGAGGAATGGATTTATTAGTAGGAGCTAAAAGAGTAATTGTTGCAATGACCCATACGGATAAGAAGGGAAATCCAAAAATATTGAAGAATTGTACGCTGCCACTATCTGCCTCTGGTGTTGTGAATTTAATTATAACAGAGAAAGCCGTTATAGAGGTAACTCCTGAAGGTCTTTTATTAAAAGAAATATCTCCAAATGTTACATTGGAAGAAGTAATAAAATCCACAGAAGCAGAGTTAATTATTCCACAAAAATTACAAACCACACTAGTTTAA